A portion of the Rhinopithecus roxellana isolate Shanxi Qingling chromosome 19, ASM756505v1, whole genome shotgun sequence genome contains these proteins:
- the CCL16 gene encoding LOW QUALITY PROTEIN: C-C motif chemokine 16 (The sequence of the model RefSeq protein was modified relative to this genomic sequence to represent the inferred CDS: substituted 1 base at 1 genomic stop codon) produces MVAANTEACCFSSSTRSDVVKVQRAEQLASGPLAADNIFTQLSRKPYSPAERLKVSEAPLSLLILILIITSASCSQPKVPEWVNTPSTCCLKFCEKVLPRRLVVGYRKALNCDLPAIIFITKRNREVCTHPSDNWVQEYIKNPNLILLPSRNLATVKIITAKNDXAQLLNSQ; encoded by the exons ATGGTGgcag CAAACACTGAGGCCTGTTGTTTCTCCTCCTCTACCCGCTCTGATGTGGTCAAGGTCCAGAGAGCTGAGCAGTTGGCAAGCGGACCACTAGCAGCAGACAACATCTTCACTCAGCTCTCCCGGAAGCCATACAGCCCCGCTGAAAGGTTGAAGGTCTCCGAGGCTCCCCTGTctctcctcatcctcatccttATCATTACTTCTGCTTCTTGCAGCCAGCCAA AAGTTCCTGAGTGGGTGAACACCCCATCCACCTGCTGCCTGAAGTTTTGTGAGAAAGTGTTGCCAAGGAGACTGGTGGTGGGATACAGGAAGGCCCTTAACTGTGACCTGCCAGCAATCAT CTTCATCACCAAAAGGAACCGAGAAGTCTGCACCCACCCCAGTGACAACTGGGTCCAAGAATACATCAAGAATCCCAACCTAATTTTGCTGCCCTCCAGGAACTTGGCCACGGTTAAAATTATTACAGCAAAGAATGACTAAGCCCAGCTCCTCAACTCCCAGTGA